Proteins co-encoded in one Dreissena polymorpha isolate Duluth1 chromosome 12, UMN_Dpol_1.0, whole genome shotgun sequence genomic window:
- the LOC127852306 gene encoding 3-oxoacyl-[acyl-carrier-protein] reductase FabG-like isoform X1: MAASIGNLAGKVALITGASSGIGAATAKLFSRLGAFVAITGRNVDNLQAVGKECNDPFVVAGDLVNEEDTKRILDETIKHFGRLNILVNCAGILELGNIENTSLEQYDRMFNINVRSMYHLTMLAVPHLIETKGNIVNISSVNGLRSFANVLAYCMSKSAVDQFTRCVALELAPKQVRVNCVNPGVTVTELQRRGGLNEEAYQKFLERSKETHALGRPGQPDEVASAIAFLASDAASFITGATIPVDGGRHAMCPR, translated from the exons ATGGCGGCCTCCATCGGTAATCTCGCTGGCAAAGTGGCTCTCATTACAG GGGCCAGTTCCGGTATAGGTGCTGCGACGGCTAAGCTGTTTTCGCGTCTTGGGGCGTTTGTGGCTATCACGGGACGGAATGTGGACAATCTACAAGCAGTCGGCAAGGAGTGTAACGAC CCGTTTGTGGTTGCCGGCGATCTTGTGAACGAAGAGGACACGAAGAGGATCCTGGACGAAACTATCAAACACTTCGGTCGGCTAAACATACTG GTGAACTGCGCGGGTATTCTAGAGCTTGGTAATATAGAGAACACTTCACTGGAGCAATATGATCGGATGTTCAACATCAACGTTAG GTCAATGTATCACCTGACCATGCTGGCGGTTCCACATCTTATAGAGACAAAGGGTAACATTGTCAACATATCCAGTGTGAACGGACTCCGATCG TTCGCGAACGTGCTTGCCTACTGTATGTCGAAGAGCGCGGTGGACCAGTTCACAAGATGCGTCGCCTTAG AACTGGCACCTAAACAAGTCCGAGTGAACTGTGTCAA TCCCGGAGTGACCGTCACGGAGCTTCAGAGGCGCGGAGGGTTGAACGAGGAGGCATATCAAAAG TTCTTGGAGCGTTCCAAGGAGACGCACGCGCTCGGTCGACCCGGGCAGCCAGATGAAGTTGCGTCCGCAATCGCCTTCCTTGCGTCTGATGCCGCGTCCTTCATCACCGGGGCGACCATACCAGTAGACGGGGGCCGCCATGCCATGTGTCCCAGATAA